A window of Lytechinus pictus isolate F3 Inbred chromosome 7, Lp3.0, whole genome shotgun sequence contains these coding sequences:
- the LOC129264078 gene encoding retinol dehydrogenase 13-like yields the protein MELERKSEWRAPGDMVCAGLVLGASLVIFTKLKFRGAAYRSATKLTGKTAIVTGANTGIGKETALDFARREARVILACRDIAKGQRAVEHIRHYTNAGELVVMKLDLASLKSVNAFCDEFCNKIGRLDILVNNAGVFYTPYMKTEDGFEMQFGVNHLGHFLLTNRLLNVLKASSPSRVIIVSSALHKRGHLDFSKLNPDKKEYNKTKSYADSKLANVLFGKELSRRLSGQGVTSYTLHPGVINTELSRYLGYSKAFWAATFPLRWLFMKSPRYGAQTTIYCAVAEELKEASGKYYGNCKEEPYPEVRGPADDAVATKLWEVSERLTGLSSE from the coding sequence ATGGAATTGGAAAGAAAATCAGAATGGAGAGCTCCAGGGGATATGGTCTGTGCAGGACTTGTTCTTGGTGCTAGTTTGGTAATATTTACCAAACTGAAGTTCAGGGGTGCTGCATATAGAAGTGCTACCAAGCTGACAGGAAAGACGGCCATTGTAACGGGTGCAAATACGGGAATAGGGAAGGAGACTGCCCTTGATTTTGCTCGCCGTGAAGCGAGAGTAATCCTTGCTTGCCGTGATATTGCAAAGGGTCAAAGAGCAGTTGAACACATCAGACATTATACTAATGCAGGGGAACTAGTTGTGATGAAGTTGGATTTGGCATCACTGAAGTCAGTGAATGCTTTTTGTGATGAATTCTGTAACAAAATTGGCAGACTCGATATCCTTGTCAACAATGCAGGTGTGTTTTACACTCCATATATGAAGACAGAAGATggctttgaaatgcaatttggAGTCAACCATCTTGGACACTTCCTTCTGACCAACAGACTTTTAAATGTCCTAAAGGCTTCTTCACCATCTCGTGTGATCATCGTGTCTTCTGCTCTCCATAAGAGAGGGCATCTTGATTTTTCAAAGCTTAATCCAGACAAAAAAGAATACAACAAGACCAAGTCTTATGCTGATAGTAAGCTTGCCAACGTCCTGTTTGGGAAGGAGCTGAGCAGACGACTCAGTGGCCAAGGCGTCACCTCTTACACCTTACATCCAGGTGTCATCAACACAGAACTTTCACGTTATCTTGGATATTCTAAAGCTTTCTGGGCTGCTACATTCCCTCTCCGATGGCTCTTCATGAAATCTCCCCGGTACGGAGCTCAGACTACCATTTACTGTGCTGTTGCTGAGGAGCTCAAGGAAGCATCTGGGAAATATTATGGCAACTGCAAAGAAGAACCTTACCCAGAGGTTAGAGGACCAGCTGATGATGCTGTTGCTACTAAACTTTGGGAGGTCAGCGAAAGGCTGACAGGACTTTCATCTGAGTGA
- the LOC129265180 gene encoding zinc transporter 6-like, with the protein MISRIMTELRSLVKEHKAKRIFMLGLIGALCIIIMLLWCQSTNSIALTAFTYIILFDVLSLGVCLITIWVTKQKPSSIYTYGYERFEVLAVFSTTVLAIFGSIFIMKESTERIIQPPEIHTGRLMLGAILGLFSHLVLLYGSRNQAFSHVSTASKSSWLQEHFADICQSFCTVVPGLDHLLLPRVNPFILIGLCSMLSLCVTDFLVDMNNFHMADPLAAFCIALMTVGTMFPMSVYSGTILLQTTPSHILGQLDKSLREASTLDGVLEFRNEHFWTLSFGQLAGSLHVRVRRDADEQLVLAHVFNKLSHLVNILTIQIIKDEWTRMNPVSTAIASNRSTLPDYTHGLSTPKSMYKPPASSLPSHMTSNTLFGAGNSYAPSTPLRAHSTPYGTPLKDISFNTDMDDRPSHDVPSPVMADPKLKGILRTNPSGAYGGSRQGHQFIKNDRTLQGLAPPGSGSAVIDFSTLGSAKSFPTTTSARTNLRR; encoded by the exons ATGATCTCAAGGATTATGACAGAGTTAAGATCACTCGTGAAGGAACATAAA gCCAAAAGAATCTTTATGCTAGGGTTAATAGGGGCATTGTGTATCATCATCATGCTCCTATGGTGCCAATCAACTAACAGTATAG ctTTGACAGCATTCACCTATATTATATTGTTTGACGTTCTATCTCTTGGTGTTTGTCTCATCACCATCTGGGTCACCAAGCAAAAACCTTCAAGCATTTATACTTATGG GTACGAACGATTTGAGGTCCTAGCAGTATTCTCAACAACAGTGCTTGCCATATTTGGTTCTATATTCATTATGAAAGAAAG TACTGAGCGAATCATTCAGCCCCCAGAGATACACACTGGTAGGCTAATGTTAGGAGCCATCTTAGGTCTATTCAGTCATCTGGTCCTATTATACGGGTCTAGGAACCAAGCttttagtcatgttagtacagCATCTAAGAGCAGCTGGTTACAAGAACACTTTGCTGATATTTGCCAGAG tTTTTGTACAGTAGTTCCTGGCTTAGATCATTTACTACTACCGAGAGTGAATCCATTCATTCTAATTGGATTATGCAGTATGTTATCACTCTGTGTGACTGACTTCCTGGTTGATATGAA TAATTTTCACATGGCAGACCCCTTAGCAGCCTTCTGTATAGCTCTGATGACAGTGGGAACAATGTTTCCAATGAGTGTATATTCTGGCACCATATTACTACAAACCACACCATCGCATATACTGGGGCAACTGGATAAGAGCTTGAGAGAG GCATCTACACTTGATGGAGTATTGGAGTTTCGCAATGAACATTTCTGGACATTATCATTTGGTCAACTTGCTGGGTCACTTCATGTGAGAGTCAGAAGAGACGCTGATGAACAG CTGGTCCTGGCTCATGTGTTCAATAAGCTTTCTCACCTAGTCAACATCCTTACTATTCAGATCATTAAGGATGAATGGACTCGCATGAACCCTGTCTCTACGGCCATTGCTTCTAATAGATCAACACTCCCAGACTATACTCACGGACTCTCCACTCCAAAGTCTATGTACAAGCCACCTGCATCATCTCTTCCATCTCACATGACAAGTAATACCCTTTTTGGTGCTGGAAATTCATATGCACCCTCAACGCCTCTAAGAGCACATAGCACCCCGTATGGGACGCCACTCAAAGACATCAGTTTCAATACAGACATGGATGATAGACCATCGCATGATGTACCATCACCTGTAATGGCTGATCCTAAGTTAAAAGGAATCCTTCGGACAAACCCAAGTGGTGCTTATGGAGGAAGCAGACAAGGCCATCAGTTTATAAAGAATGATAGGACATTACAAGGCTTAGCACCTCCAGGTTCAGGAAGTGCTGTCATAGATTTTAGTACCTTGGGTTCCGCGAAATCCTTTCCTACAACCACTAGTGCAAGGACTAACCTGAGAAGGTGA